In the Leguminivora glycinivorella isolate SPB_JAAS2020 chromosome 9, LegGlyc_1.1, whole genome shotgun sequence genome, ttttttcatttgcttTCGGTTGGGTTGGGGATTTAATAGTAAGTAGACATAAAAGCGAACAtgttatattaaaatatctTCCAGTTACTACAATCATATATTTTCAGGTAACCTCGTGCACCTTCGGCGGCCCTAACTTGGACATCCTCTTCGTAACCACGTCTCGCTACATGAACAAACCGGGCGAGGGGGAGCCACAAGACGGATGCACTTTCATGGTGACTGGCCTGGGCGTGAAGGGACACCCGAATGTTAACTTTAAGTTTTAATCGTGTGAAGTGAAGTGTTACATGTTTATGTTATTGCCATTTAAATTAatcaatttataaaattgttacctacatgtacctatttttattttacaaagaaCCAGCCCTAATGACCTAATAACACCCAATAATGTCAGGAGGTAATTCTAAGGAACTAGGAGCACAGTTAAAGTATACACAATTAAAAGCCAATTggtatataaacaacaaattaaTACTTTAATTGAGCTTAACATTAACCGATTACAAGCATCCTCATCTGAATCGGACTGAAGGCCCGCAATGCGGGGGTTGTTCGATCATTCCCGCTGACGTCACAGGTCGTCGATCTTaagattttatcaataaataaaaacctgttatTCACTTTAATTGAGCTTAACATTCGCATTCTCCACCCCGCGAACTCCCAATTGTCTTAACCTAAACGTAGACCCGCAAGGCGGGGGTTGTTCGGTCCCGCGGTTCATACAAGCTGAGGTCACATACAGGTCCTCGAAGGTAGGGCCTCCGAATGTGCAGGAGGTCACCTGGAGAGCGGGGATTCGGATCTTCTGGAGGAGCTTGCCTTCGCGAGGGTCGACTTTTAGTACCTGAGGAAAAGAAAATAAttgtcaaatatatgaaaatagTGCTCGTCCCTCATCAGGATTAAGTAGTACCATTTTTTGTGTTCCATTAATATGATGCCCATGCCCATTGAAAATTGACACTTTCACTGAACAATTTCTGGGTAATCAATGCTTTAACTATCTTCTGTTTGGACAGTTAGACATCTCATGTTCTACTAATCTGGTTACCATCGAAGTTAGCGACGCAGAAGGTTGCCGTCAGTGACTATGGTCATGCCATCCGCTAAGTCCACTGTTTCAACTGTCTACAGTTTggggtttacccttgaatcgccgacagacacttgttcgaatattatttcaaagacaacgtttcaaataatttcatttcatcgacagttcatatcatagaacaatcgacacaagtaaaatcaaaccgtagacttttatttcgtagataacttACTCCGAGTATACTTTACATCGTGGTATttcatttcgtgttttttcatttcattttgttttacattaaatacaattcattacgcataatattatttcaattatgattctttctaaaattgtacaatttgtaaactgtttgtttggtcacagttctaagctaacccaaacctactctgtaagctggtcgtttttgtgtgtggtcacagttctaacctaacctaaacctaatttaaaagccattggttgtagtgtaggtcgcagttctaacctaacctaaacctactctgtaagctggtcgtttttgtgtgtggtcacagttctaacctaacctaaacctaatttaaaagccattggttgtagtgtaggtcgcagttctaacctaacctaaacctactcggtaagccgtttgtttctgtgtgatcacagttctaacctaacctaaacctactctgtaagccggtcgtttttgtgtgtggccacagttataacctaacctaaacctactctaggatttaagccaatggtcatagtttaattatggacgtaaatatgtgatgtgccacgataaaatcgacaatttgaagtttcctagaatagaaacatctattaacgtgtagtacgacaaatgagaaagtattgtaataatacgtcgaataaatgaattgcgatgttttgtagttctgctatttgaagtactttgaaacgaatcagcgatgaaacAATATtcgttgaatagtatttataataactaagaaaatttcaaataaatagtagttgaaacaaaattactcgaaataattttactcgaactaaactttcgatgatttgttgtcgatgaaatgatattcgatgaaaagtttgtcggcgaaacaagggtacaccacAGTTTGGACATCTCCTGTTCTATTATGTTAATCTGGTGTCCATCAAAGTTAGTTATCCAGAGGTTATTCTCGAGAGTAATATGGTCATACAATCCGCTAAATCCAGTGTTTCACTCTCCCGTTACACTCACCTGGTATCCATCAAAGCTAGCGATGTGTCGTCCGTCTTCCACAAAGGCTAGTGTTTTAATTATCTACAGTCTGGACATCTCCCGTTCCACTCAACTGTTATCTATCGAAGTTAGCGATCCAGAGCATATAGTGTCTATGGTCATGCTAAGTCCAGTGTTTCAACTGCAAACAGTTTGGACCTCTCCCGTTCTACTAACCTGGTGACCATCGAAGTTAGCGATCCAGAGGTTGCCGTCAGTGTCTATGGTCATACCGTCCACGATACCCTCTAGTCCGTTTTTCGCGTAGTTGAACACGAAGCGGGGGTTTGCtgtggagaaaaaaaaataaactaagtaTGAAACAGTTATATAACATAACCTATAACATACATCTTCTACATGATAAAAACTTATTTGCACTGGTACTTAGTCTAGTATTTAGCTCGCAAAGTCGCAAAAACTTCGTTGATCGTCTATAGTAATCCATATTTGACCCAGCTCGTAAAAATGAATAGGAACTTAGATATGCTCTCTCTGCGAAGAACCATTCGATTCAATAACTGGTCGCTCTTATACATAGCTGAAGGAAAATTCAGACTCGCCTCTCCGTTTATATAGATTAGATCAGATATAGCACTTGTCTACGGTAGGTACTAAAACGTATGTCacttgtatattatattatttagtaggtattagATATGCGACTAGAAAAGCGTCAATAACAAGAAGAACTTACAAATCTCCCCCGTCTCCACATCGTAATCGTACCGCCGCACATCATACTCGAAGGAGTCAGCATAGTAGAACGCCTTCTCGTTCACATTCCAGCACAGTCCGTTGGAGATGTCCACTCCTTCTATCACCTTCTTGACGCTGCCGTCGGGGTCCATGCGGTAGAGGTTGCCTTTCTTTAGGTGGAACTTGCCGGGCTCGTATTCGTGGCCCATCGTTCCTGGAAATGTTAACTTTTCTTTAGAATACTTGGTACACAGGGTATAATGGCCACTAAAATAACAGATGTATGATTTAAATGATCACATTACTAACAATAAGTACTGTAAATTTGAAAGTTCTAATTCAGCTTGACTAATCaaaatgtatatatgtatctaaACATCAACAAAAAATCATCAAACATCGCGTCCACGCGATGACCTTCCCCGACCTCGACCACGTGAACAGCTTCGAGTCCTTGGACCTCCACGAGAACGGCGTGAAATGTGACATTCTGCAGATGCAACATTTCTGTTTCCAATCGGACTAGTAACTGTCTTGAGTCTCTGGAGGTACTACTTCATTTTCATCTTCAGACGACGAAGACGAGGAGTGAGATGACTGAAGATAACGGCTTGAGGGTTGAAAATCCGCATCAAGTATATCATCATCAAAATCACTAAGTTCTAAGTCGGACTCGTTtagatttaaatatttttctaattctGCATCCATCAAACCTGTAACAATATAACACTAGGAATAACCGCCCAAAGTCCTAAATTTATGACATAGCAATAATATACTACTATTGCAATAACGACCCATCGACCTAATTCTAGGACATCGAAGTTTGCTCTTATCTCCTTCTCGAAATAAACCACAGCGGagataaattttaaattattcataTAGTATAAAgcttaaataagtatttttaattaaatttaagttaaaataactcaagATTATGACGAAAAAAAACGGATTTACTTACCACGTTTACGCGAGGATGCCATCTTCTCAACTTTCGCGTGTCAAAGAACTGACATTTGATTGTCAAATGTCAAACTGACAGCTCCATCAAGTGACTGCgttcggttccgccatatttaAGACACAAACCTTTCGTTTCACGCAAATATTAGGTATCGGTACGTGTTAGAAGCGTATGACCTAATTTTAGGACCTTGGGCCGCTAATTGATAGATTTAAATACTAGCTTGGGCCGGAAGGACGACTTTTCTCAGTCCTAAAAATAGGAcgttgggccttacgaggttaagcataaatatttaatactgCATAATAATCATGGCAGTCAAGAGCATACCCAGTTACACTATAACGAAGTTTATGGACTTATGGTACCAGGTCGGTGTCTGCGGGCAAGCTTGTCGTGCCGAGGGTCACTAATTACTACGGCGATAGGTGTATTCAGAAACGCCTTCCCTACATACTCAACAGCCTGCCCTCTGACATCAGACAGGAAACATGTAAAATGAAGTTTGCGAAAAAGCTACGTAGTTACCTTAAAAACTGCATATAATAATTAGTATTATAGATAATATAGTTATATGTTGATTATATATACAtgataatagtgataatgtaagagagtagagactgctcgatcccacagtcaaaccgtgaaaactgttttgtgggacactgttctaatgtaaactgtttatttgtgtgttaataaataaataataaataaaaaaataaataaagctcACTAGCAGAACCACCCCGGCAACGCACCAAACCTCTAAAATTATAAGTAGAAACTTCCGCTAAAGATGTTTATATTAACACACCAGCGAAGTGCCAGCATCTAAGATCA is a window encoding:
- the LOC125229374 gene encoding regucalcin-like, yielding MVTLEAVTEPVWLGEGPHWDHREQVLFFVSIFDKSIHRYDPATGKHTRAVLSDMPGFVIPVEGKPNHFVVGLKRCIVEVEWDGKDGGAKELRTVAEVDQDNPNNRFNDAKADPRGRLFAGTMGHEYEPGKFHLKKGNLYRMDPDGSVKKVIEGVDISNGLCWNVNEKAFYYADSFEYDVRRYDYDVETGEISNPRFVFNYAKNGLEGIVDGMTIDTDGNLWIANFDGHQVLKVDPREGKLLQKIRIPALQVTSCTFGGPTFEDLYVTSACMNRGTEQPPPCGSTFRLRQLGVRGVENANVKLN